One window of the Delphinus delphis chromosome 20, mDelDel1.2, whole genome shotgun sequence genome contains the following:
- the CES1 gene encoding liver carboxylesterase 1 isoform X1, with the protein MWLFALVLSSLTTFTALGQPPSPPVVDTAQGRVLGKYVSLEGFAQPVAVFLGVPFARPPLGSLRFAPPQPAEPWIFVKNTTSYPPMCSQDPVAGQVISELFTNRKENINLRFSEDCLYLNIYTPADLRKRSRLPVMVWIHGGGLMLGGASTYDGLALSAHENVVVVAVQYRLGIWGFFSTGDEHSRGNWGHLDQLAALHWVQENIANFGGDPGSVTIFGESAGGESVSILVLSPLAKNLFHRAISESGVALTSILVKKDMKAAAKKIAVFAGCKSTTSAVLVHCLRQKTEDELLEITLKMKFFALDLHGDPRESFPFLPTVLDGVLLPKMPEEILAEKNFHPVPYVVGINKQECGWILPMFMGYSFSEGKLDQKTATSLVWKSYPILSIPEELAVVAADKYLGGTDDPARRKDLFLDLLADGMFGVPSVNVARRHRDAGAPTYMYEFQYRPSFSSAMKPKTVMGDHGDELFSVFGAPFLKDGASEEETNLSKMVMKFWANFARNGNPNGEGLPPWPIYDQKEGYLQIGVTTQAAEKLKDKEVAFWNELLSKEAAKKPPQLKHAEL; encoded by the exons ATGTGGCTCTTCGCTCTGGTCTTGTCCTCCCTCACCACTTTCACGGCTTTGG GGCAACCACCCTCACCGCCTGTTGTGGACACCGCGCAGGGCAGAGTCCTGGGGAAATACGTCAGCTTAGAAGGTTTTGCACAGCCTGTGGCTGTTTTCCTGGGAGTCCCTTTTGCCAGGCCCCCTCTTGGATCCTTGAGGTTTGCTCCGCCGCAGCCTGCAGAACCATGGATCTTCGTGAAGAATACCACCTCTTACCCTCCCAT GTGCTCCCAAGACCCAGTGGCAGGGCAAGTGATCTCAGAGCTCTTTACCAACAGAAAGGAGAACATTAATCTCAGGTTTTCCGAAGACTGTCTTTACCTAAATATTTACACTCCTGCTGACTTGAGGAAGAGAAGCAGGCTGCCG GTGATGGTGTGGATCCACGGAGGAGGTCTGATGTTGGGCGGGGCATCAACCTATGATGGGCTGGCCCTCTCTGCCCATGAAAACGTGGTGGTGGTGGCCGTTCAGTACCGCCTGGGCATCTGGGGATTCTTCAG CACAGGGGATGAACACAGTCGGGGGAACTGGGGTCACTTGGACCAGTTGGCCGCACTGCACTGGGTCCAGGAGAACATTGCCAACTTCGGAGGGGATCCAGGCTCTGTGACCATCTTTGGAGAGTCAGCAGGAGGGGAAAGTGTCTCTATTCTT GTGTTATCTCCCCTGGCCAAGAATCTCTTCCACCGGGCCATCTCTGAGAGTGGTGTGGCCCTCACTTCTATCCTGGTCAAGAAGGACATGAAGGCTGCAGCTAAG AAAATTGCTGTCTTTGCTGGGTGCAAAAGCACCACCTCAGCTGTCCTTGTTCACTGCCTGCGCCAGAAGACAGAGGACGAGCTCTTGGAGATAACGCTGAAGATG AAATTTTTCGCTCTTGATTTACACGGAGACCCCAGAGAG AGCTTTCCTTTCCTGCCCACCGTGCTTGACGGAGTGCTGCTGCCAAAGATGCCCGAAGAGATTCTGGCTGAAAAGAACTTCCACCCCGTTCCCTACGTCGTGGGAATCAACAAGCAGGAGTGTGGCTGGATTCTGCCGATG TTCATGGGCTACTCATTCTCTGAAGGCAAGCTGGACCAGAAGACGGCCACGTCACTCGTGTGGAAGTCCTACCCCATCCTT AGCATCCCTGAGGAACTGGCCGTGGTGGCGGCTGACAAGTATTTAGGAGGGACGGACGACCCTGCCAGAAGGAAAGACCTGTTCCTGGACCTGCTTGCAGATGGGATGTTCGGTGTCCCATCTGTGAATGTGGCCCGTCGCCACAGAG ATGCCGGAGCCCCCACTTACATGTATGAGTTCCAGTATCGCCCAAGCTTCTCATCAGCCATGAAACCCAAGACGGTGATGGGGGACCATGGGGATGAGCTCTTCTCAGTCTTCGGGGCTCCATTTTTGAAAG ATGGTGCCTCAGAAGAGGAGACCAATCTCAGCAAGATGGTGATGAAATTTTGGGCCAACTTTGCTCGGAACGG GAATCCCAATGGGGAGGGGCTTCCCCCTTGGCCAATATATGACCAGAAAGAAGGGTACCTTCAGATTGGCGTCACCACCCAGGCAGCCGAGAAGCTGAAAGACAAGGAAGTGGCTTTCTGGAACGAGCTCCTGTCCAAGGAGGCGGCAAAGAAGCCACCCCAGTTAAAACATGCTGAGCTGTGA
- the CES1 gene encoding liver carboxylesterase 1 isoform X2, whose protein sequence is MWLFALVLSSLTTFTALAGQPPSPPVVDTAQGRVLGKYVSLEGFAQPVAVFLGVPFARPPLGSLRFAPPQPAEPWIFVKNTTSYPPMCSQDPVAGQVISELFTNRKENINLRFSEDCLYLNIYTPADLRKRSRLPVMVWIHGGGLMLGGASTYDGLALSAHENVVVVAVQYRLGIWGFFSTGDEHSRGNWGHLDQLAALHWVQENIANFGGDPGSVTIFGESAGGESVSILVLSPLAKNLFHRAISESGVALTSILVKKDMKAAAKKIAVFAGCKSTTSAVLVHCLRQKTEDELLEITLKMKFFALDLHGDPRESFPFLPTVLDGVLLPKMPEEILAEKNFHPVPYVVGINKQECGWILPMFMGYSFSEGKLDQKTATSLVWKSYPILSIPEELAVVAADKYLGGTDDPARRKDLFLDLLADGMFGVPSVNVARRHRDAGAPTYMYEFQYRPSFSSAMKPKTVMGDHGDELFSVFGAPFLKDGASEEETNLSKMVMKFWANFARNGNPNGEGLPPWPIYDQKEGYLQIGVTTQAAEKLKDKEVAFWNELLSKEAAKKPPQLKHAEL, encoded by the exons ATGTGGCTCTTCGCTCTGGTCTTGTCCTCCCTCACCACTTTCACGGCTTTGG CAGGGCAACCACCCTCACCGCCTGTTGTGGACACCGCGCAGGGCAGAGTCCTGGGGAAATACGTCAGCTTAGAAGGTTTTGCACAGCCTGTGGCTGTTTTCCTGGGAGTCCCTTTTGCCAGGCCCCCTCTTGGATCCTTGAGGTTTGCTCCGCCGCAGCCTGCAGAACCATGGATCTTCGTGAAGAATACCACCTCTTACCCTCCCAT GTGCTCCCAAGACCCAGTGGCAGGGCAAGTGATCTCAGAGCTCTTTACCAACAGAAAGGAGAACATTAATCTCAGGTTTTCCGAAGACTGTCTTTACCTAAATATTTACACTCCTGCTGACTTGAGGAAGAGAAGCAGGCTGCCG GTGATGGTGTGGATCCACGGAGGAGGTCTGATGTTGGGCGGGGCATCAACCTATGATGGGCTGGCCCTCTCTGCCCATGAAAACGTGGTGGTGGTGGCCGTTCAGTACCGCCTGGGCATCTGGGGATTCTTCAG CACAGGGGATGAACACAGTCGGGGGAACTGGGGTCACTTGGACCAGTTGGCCGCACTGCACTGGGTCCAGGAGAACATTGCCAACTTCGGAGGGGATCCAGGCTCTGTGACCATCTTTGGAGAGTCAGCAGGAGGGGAAAGTGTCTCTATTCTT GTGTTATCTCCCCTGGCCAAGAATCTCTTCCACCGGGCCATCTCTGAGAGTGGTGTGGCCCTCACTTCTATCCTGGTCAAGAAGGACATGAAGGCTGCAGCTAAG AAAATTGCTGTCTTTGCTGGGTGCAAAAGCACCACCTCAGCTGTCCTTGTTCACTGCCTGCGCCAGAAGACAGAGGACGAGCTCTTGGAGATAACGCTGAAGATG AAATTTTTCGCTCTTGATTTACACGGAGACCCCAGAGAG AGCTTTCCTTTCCTGCCCACCGTGCTTGACGGAGTGCTGCTGCCAAAGATGCCCGAAGAGATTCTGGCTGAAAAGAACTTCCACCCCGTTCCCTACGTCGTGGGAATCAACAAGCAGGAGTGTGGCTGGATTCTGCCGATG TTCATGGGCTACTCATTCTCTGAAGGCAAGCTGGACCAGAAGACGGCCACGTCACTCGTGTGGAAGTCCTACCCCATCCTT AGCATCCCTGAGGAACTGGCCGTGGTGGCGGCTGACAAGTATTTAGGAGGGACGGACGACCCTGCCAGAAGGAAAGACCTGTTCCTGGACCTGCTTGCAGATGGGATGTTCGGTGTCCCATCTGTGAATGTGGCCCGTCGCCACAGAG ATGCCGGAGCCCCCACTTACATGTATGAGTTCCAGTATCGCCCAAGCTTCTCATCAGCCATGAAACCCAAGACGGTGATGGGGGACCATGGGGATGAGCTCTTCTCAGTCTTCGGGGCTCCATTTTTGAAAG ATGGTGCCTCAGAAGAGGAGACCAATCTCAGCAAGATGGTGATGAAATTTTGGGCCAACTTTGCTCGGAACGG GAATCCCAATGGGGAGGGGCTTCCCCCTTGGCCAATATATGACCAGAAAGAAGGGTACCTTCAGATTGGCGTCACCACCCAGGCAGCCGAGAAGCTGAAAGACAAGGAAGTGGCTTTCTGGAACGAGCTCCTGTCCAAGGAGGCGGCAAAGAAGCCACCCCAGTTAAAACATGCTGAGCTGTGA